The following coding sequences lie in one Lysobacter capsici genomic window:
- a CDS encoding PepSY-associated TM helix domain-containing protein, whose translation MSDATASERQHLGRASYRAVWRWHFYAGLFVAPLLLILAITGSIYLFNDEIEDTVHASLRFAPQRAADLLLSRLITAARQAHPGAVTRIDLPADPRRTAQVFVTPAQGEPLRVFVDPGTARVHGAFVYTHTLVGFADTMHGSLMLGRVGDAIVELAACWALLLIATGLYLWWPRERGWRRALWPDWRARGRVFWRSLHSSVGAWVAALVVFLILTGLPWAGVWGDLLRAGTQQLGIGYPAEHRHHGPTATKPATTVSQAIDEAPWTLRDAPMPASLHAHHAHGDASAMRTDIGIDAVARALATQGLRGDYRLSLPQSDDGVYTAVVYPNRPQGQYTVHIDRYSGAVVGRTGFADYGWAAQAVELGVQLHMGNYFGRANQFVMLLPCIGIVVLSVSGTWMWWRRRPRGRLGAPSGPSPTQLRTITLIALGCGVLFPLLGASLLLVYAIDRVVIARIPRLAAAIR comes from the coding sequence ATGAGTGACGCTACCGCAAGCGAACGCCAACATCTCGGCCGCGCGTCCTACCGCGCGGTGTGGCGCTGGCATTTCTATGCCGGGCTGTTCGTCGCGCCGCTGCTGCTGATCCTCGCGATCACCGGTTCGATCTATCTGTTCAACGACGAGATCGAAGACACCGTACACGCTTCGTTGCGGTTCGCCCCGCAGCGCGCGGCCGATCTGCTGCTGTCGCGATTGATCACGGCCGCGCGGCAAGCGCATCCCGGCGCCGTCACCCGCATCGACCTGCCCGCCGATCCGCGGCGCACCGCGCAGGTGTTCGTGACGCCGGCGCAGGGCGAGCCCTTGCGCGTATTCGTCGATCCGGGCACCGCACGCGTCCACGGCGCATTCGTCTACACCCACACCCTGGTCGGCTTCGCCGACACCATGCACGGCTCACTGATGCTCGGTCGGGTCGGCGATGCGATCGTCGAACTCGCCGCGTGCTGGGCGCTGCTGCTGATCGCGACCGGCCTGTACCTGTGGTGGCCGCGCGAACGCGGCTGGCGCCGCGCGCTGTGGCCGGATTGGCGGGCGCGCGGCCGGGTGTTCTGGCGCAGCCTGCATTCGAGCGTCGGCGCCTGGGTCGCGGCGCTGGTCGTATTCCTGATCCTGACCGGCCTGCCCTGGGCCGGAGTGTGGGGCGATCTGCTGCGTGCGGGCACCCAGCAACTGGGCATCGGCTATCCGGCCGAACATCGCCATCACGGCCCGACCGCGACGAAACCGGCGACCACCGTGTCGCAGGCGATCGACGAAGCCCCGTGGACCTTGCGCGATGCGCCGATGCCGGCCTCGCTGCATGCGCACCACGCGCATGGCGATGCGAGCGCGATGCGAACCGACATCGGCATCGATGCCGTCGCGCGCGCATTGGCCACGCAAGGACTGCGCGGCGACTACCGGCTGTCGTTGCCGCAGTCCGACGACGGCGTCTACACCGCGGTGGTCTATCCGAACCGGCCGCAAGGCCAGTACACCGTGCATATCGACCGCTACAGCGGCGCGGTGGTCGGCCGGACCGGTTTCGCCGATTACGGCTGGGCCGCGCAGGCGGTCGAACTGGGCGTGCAGTTGCACATGGGCAATTACTTCGGCCGCGCCAATCAGTTCGTGATGCTGCTGCCGTGCATCGGCATCGTGGTGCTGAGTGTCAGCGGGACCTGGATGTGGTGGCGACGGCGGCCGCGCGGACGCCTGGGCGCGCCGTCGGGACCGTCGCCGACGCAGTTGCGCACGATCACGTTGATCGCGCTGGGTTGCGGGGTGTTGTTCCCGTTGCTTGGGGCGTCGCTGTTGCTGGTTTATGCGATCGATCGGGTGGTGATCGCGAGGATTCCGCGGTTGGCGGCGGCGATACGGTAA